From a single Silene latifolia isolate original U9 population chromosome 6, ASM4854445v1, whole genome shotgun sequence genomic region:
- the LOC141588160 gene encoding uncharacterized protein LOC141588160, with translation MHWAKKLSYAGRLTLVNSVLNTLHNYWGSIFLIPKAVVRKIEAICRNCFWEGGSEYQRVPLVAWDKDRHFNVPPSDSNWNWRNICKVKGLMSTGYVNNHWDHDPKFYSLKSGYGMFQGGRPSIGWHKDVWDICCVPKHSIISWLVHDDALNTREKLFRLKICDRNQCVLCENGVETHQHLFHGCNYGEQIKIQLDQWLQFKFNTHCMELSELQVKVCKMVIVGFWYRLWLERNSCRIDQQLTYPERIVQELKRMIHARIKLEVDGMVLNANGESDADLIRRLEAGMASMAEEIEKLFLATGYPKDQKVDIATYYLKDEDDNLWALARAGLEVQPGYG, from the exons ATGCATTGGGCTAAGAAGTTGAGCTATGCTGGCAGATTAACTCTTGTCAATTCTGTCTTGAATACTTTACACAATTATTGGGGATCCATTTTCCTGATTCCAAAAGCTGTGGTAAGGAAAATTGAGGCTATCTGCAGGAATTGTTTTTGGGAAGGTGGGTCTGAATATCAGAGGGTCCCTTTGGTTGCCTGGGATAAG GACCGGCATTTTAATGTTCCTCCTTCTGATTCCAACTGGAATTGGAGAAACATTTGCAAGGTTAAGGGTCTGATGTCCACTGGGTATGTGAATAACCATTGGGATCATGATCCTAAGTTTTACAGTCTTAAATCAGGTTATGGTATGTTTCAAGGAGGACGCCCCTCTATAGGTTGGCATAAAGATGTTTGGGATATATGTTGTGTTCCTAAACATTCTATTATAAGCTGGTTGGTTCATGATGATGCTTTAAATACGCGTGAGAAATTGTTCAGATTGAAGATTTGTGACAGGAATCAATGTGTCTTATGTGAAAATGGGGTTGAAACCCATCAGCACCTTTTTCATGGATGCAATTATGGTGAGCAGATTAAGATACAACTGGATCAGTGGCTACAATTTAAATTCAACACTCATTGTATGGAACTGTCTGAACTACAAGTGAAGGTATGCAAGATGGTCATTGTAGGATTCTGGTATCGTTTATGGCTTGAGAGGAACTCTTGCAGGATTGATCAACAACTAACATACCCTGAGAGGATTGTACAGGAGCTTAAGAGGATGATACACGCTCGCATTAAGCTGGAGGTTGATGGG ATGGTGCTTAACGCGAATGGTGAGAGTGATGCTGATCTCATCAGGAGACTTGAGGCTGGCATGGCATCTATGGCTGAAG agatcgagaagcTGTTCCTTGCTACTGGTTATCCTAAGGATCAGAAGGTGGATATTGCCACCTATTATCTAAAGGATGAGGACGACAACTtgtgggctcttgctagagctggtctggAAGTTCAGCCAGGATATGGTTAG
- the LOC141588161 gene encoding uncharacterized protein LOC141588161 gives MAFRYLVIPITCGRMKKADCTILVEKLIDRVRSFGSRKLSYAGKLKYQEVQWHKCVWNNRVIPKHPFVGWLIAREALQLKDRLYTLGIASDDICLLCGAAVENFEHLFRTCMYSSRIMVEVARLCEFSIPSKWCNGLGTASFHN, from the exons ATGGCTTTTAGGTATCTGGTTATACCCATCACTTGTGGGAGAATGAAGAAGGCAGATTGTACTATTTTAGTTGAAAAACTGATTGATAGAGTTAGAAGTTTTGGTTCAAGGAAGCTCTCCTATGCTGGCAAGCTG AAATATCAGGAAGTTCAGTGGCACAAGTGTGTCTGGAATAACAGGGTAATCCCTAAACATCCGTTTGTTGGCTGGCTGATTGCTAGGGAGGCACTACAGCTTAAAGACAGATTATATACTCTAGGCATTGCATCTGATGATATCTGTTTACTTTGTGGAGCTGCTGTTGAGAATTTTGAGCATCTTTTTCGGACTTGTATGTATAGCAGCAGGATTATGGTTGAGGTTGCCAGATTATGTGAGTTCTCTATCCCTTCCAAGTGGTGCAATGGGTTGGGGACTGCAAGCTTTCACAATTGA